The Flavobacterium piscisymbiosum genome includes a region encoding these proteins:
- a CDS encoding PRC-barrel domain-containing protein: protein MENKDKNLYRLDELSDYKVASDYSDVRGWKIVDAENHTIGKIDNLWVNKDMKRVVYLDVKLDKGLLDDHRNEVRDVIANDNGKEFIYKEGDSHIIIPIGSVNINKDTKIVMANSIGYDTFRNTSRYNTQQNFDRDYERRVMKSYYPENDPNYDSNDDAFYNHREFDNY, encoded by the coding sequence ATGGAAAATAAAGACAAAAACTTATACAGACTCGACGAACTATCTGATTATAAAGTTGCTTCAGATTACTCTGATGTAAGAGGATGGAAGATCGTAGACGCTGAAAACCACACAATAGGCAAAATTGATAATCTATGGGTCAATAAAGATATGAAGCGCGTGGTTTATCTGGATGTAAAACTAGATAAAGGATTATTAGACGACCACCGTAATGAAGTGCGTGATGTTATAGCAAACGACAACGGAAAAGAGTTTATCTATAAAGAAGGTGACAGCCATATTATCATACCAATTGGCTCTGTAAACATAAATAAAGATACCAAAATTGTTATGGCCAACAGTATTGGATATGATACCTTTAGAAATACAAGCAGGTACAACACACAGCAAAATTTTGACAGAGATTATGAAAGAAGAGTAATGAAGTCTTATTACCCTGAAAATGATCCTAACTATGATAGTAATGATGATGCTTTTTACAACCACAGGGAATTTGATAACTACTAG